Proteins co-encoded in one Mycobacteriales bacterium genomic window:
- a CDS encoding sigma-70 family RNA polymerase sigma factor: MTGRQQVADGRDHLLVRAAQQGHADAFAQLVSAHRPWLVSLCRSLLSGDHHAAEDIAQECLVRLHSTLVHCPERELAVRPWLSVVARHACIDHVRRTQRQPVPVENLPERSSHDEDIFEVDPALAKAWSRLTPRHREALYHRELIGLSYDDIATLLDTTSAGVESVLVRARAALRREYRRAGGRLLGCGAFLGLERSVRGRNPHPEAVAHVARCRNCAQVLGEIERMAGLLRGAPLPPAPPTRTPWSVLHGGATRMGELLAPVAPMVSDLAHLTVAAGAALAIVSPLATTAPAGRPDLQPTVQSGVEQVVPGPARSPGSSASSTQVLPSPPPRPSWYQSPTSFPQPPWGPAQEGPTPTPWFTPAPLTVLSPQPHASERPPPTWNPTPSRSPNRYVPQQPTSPR, from the coding sequence ATGACCGGCCGGCAGCAGGTAGCCGACGGCCGCGACCACCTGCTGGTGCGGGCCGCCCAACAGGGCCACGCGGACGCCTTCGCGCAGCTGGTCTCGGCGCACCGACCGTGGCTGGTCAGCCTGTGCCGCAGCCTGCTGTCCGGAGATCATCACGCGGCAGAAGACATCGCCCAGGAATGCCTGGTTCGGCTGCACTCCACGCTGGTGCACTGCCCGGAGCGCGAGCTGGCGGTGCGGCCCTGGCTGTCGGTGGTGGCCCGGCACGCCTGCATCGATCATGTCCGCCGCACGCAACGGCAGCCCGTCCCAGTCGAGAACCTGCCGGAGCGCAGCTCGCATGACGAGGACATCTTCGAGGTGGACCCGGCGTTGGCAAAGGCCTGGAGCCGGTTGACACCACGCCACCGCGAGGCGCTGTACCACCGTGAGCTGATCGGGTTGAGCTACGACGACATCGCGACGCTGCTCGACACCACCAGTGCTGGGGTGGAGTCGGTGCTGGTCCGCGCCCGGGCTGCGCTCCGCCGGGAGTACCGACGAGCCGGGGGACGCCTGCTGGGCTGCGGGGCGTTCCTCGGTCTGGAACGCAGCGTCCGGGGCCGTAACCCGCATCCGGAGGCGGTCGCTCACGTCGCGCGGTGCCGCAACTGCGCCCAGGTGCTCGGCGAGATCGAGCGGATGGCCGGCCTGTTGCGCGGCGCCCCACTGCCCCCGGCGCCGCCCACAAGGACGCCGTGGAGTGTGCTGCACGGCGGAGCCACCCGGATGGGTGAGCTGCTGGCCCCGGTGGCGCCGATGGTGTCGGATCTGGCCCACCTCACGGTGGCGGCGGGCGCAGCGTTGGCCATCGTCTCCCCGCTTGCGACCACAGCCCCGGCTGGTCGTCCGGACCTGCAGCCCACAGTGCAGTCCGGTGTGGAGCAAGTGGTGCCCGGTCCCGCCCGATCACCAGGCAGCTCGGCCTCCAGCACGCAGGTCCTTCCGTCTCCGCCGCCACGGCCCTCGTGGTACCAGTCGCCCACGTCCTTCCCCCAGCCTCCCTGGGGACCGGCACAGGAAGGCCCGACACCCACGCCGTGGTTCACCCCGGCGCCTCTCACCGTTCTGTCGCCCCAGCCACACGCTTCTGAGAGGCCACCCCCGACGTGGAACCCGACACCGAGCCGCTCACCGAACCGGTACGTTCCGCAGCAGCCGACGTCGCCACGCTAG
- a CDS encoding methyltransferase domain-containing protein, producing the protein MTNKDVLDLGSGEGYGADLLARTARSVVGVDIAPEAVEHARRRYGRDHVTFVQGSMIDTSSIEPDSCDVVVCFEALEHVVEHQELLAVVHKALRPGGLFVTSTPEPTAYNEDRSHGANPYHVGELTRAELAALLSDSFAHVTMLDQRIAVGSLVTSAGPGPAQTTALAREGDGWIGVPTPPATYLLAVASDGDLPVVPTVSVLVDPELELVRGVQRRWYDVVDALKVKDERLAEATALADRRAADSRVNADVLRAELATLQAELVRARTQAREANEELSRLRQRVDRLRGSRVYRGYRALRAGVSTFRTGAAVI; encoded by the coding sequence GTGACGAACAAGGACGTCCTCGATCTGGGCAGCGGGGAGGGGTACGGCGCCGATCTGCTGGCCCGCACGGCCCGCTCCGTGGTGGGCGTCGACATCGCACCGGAGGCCGTCGAGCACGCTCGTCGCCGCTACGGTCGTGACCACGTGACGTTCGTCCAAGGGTCCATGATCGACACCTCCTCGATCGAGCCCGACAGCTGTGACGTCGTCGTCTGCTTCGAGGCCCTCGAGCACGTGGTGGAGCATCAGGAGCTCCTGGCCGTCGTCCACAAGGCGCTTCGGCCGGGCGGCCTGTTCGTCACCTCCACCCCCGAGCCGACCGCCTACAACGAGGACCGGTCTCACGGAGCGAACCCGTACCACGTGGGCGAGCTGACGCGCGCCGAGCTCGCGGCCCTGCTGTCCGACTCCTTCGCGCATGTGACGATGCTGGACCAGCGCATAGCGGTGGGTTCGCTGGTGACCTCCGCGGGGCCCGGACCCGCACAGACGACGGCCCTGGCTCGGGAGGGTGACGGTTGGATCGGCGTTCCTACGCCGCCGGCCACGTACCTGCTGGCAGTCGCCTCGGACGGTGACCTGCCGGTGGTCCCCACCGTCTCGGTGCTGGTGGACCCCGAGCTCGAGCTCGTCCGCGGCGTCCAGCGTCGGTGGTACGACGTCGTCGACGCGCTCAAGGTGAAAGACGAACGGCTGGCTGAGGCGACCGCGCTGGCCGACCGCCGGGCCGCCGACTCCCGCGTGAACGCCGACGTCCTGCGGGCGGAGCTGGCCACCCTGCAGGCCGAGCTCGTGCGCGCTCGGACGCAGGCCCGTGAGGCGAACGAAGAGCTGTCCCGTCTGCGGCAGCGCGTCGACCGCCTCAGGGGTTCACGGGTCTACCGTGGTTACCGCGCGCTGCGAGCCGGGGTGTCGACTTTCCGGACGGGTGCGGCGGTCATCTGA
- a CDS encoding L,D-transpeptidase: MNRPRLSTLIILLVMTVLTGCGNSSSVPAASPQAAGTEAAVVGTVVGRQLSAYTSPDAARPFLRLSATTPFGSPRVVLIRAVRGSWLQVLLPVRPNGSTGWVRRGDLTLTKIHYRVRVSLAARQLVIYRGTQELFRTTAAVGATTTPTPNGLYFVTDVVRTSTQQAAYGPYALGLSGHSPVLERFGDGDAQIALHGTSQPDRLGQAVSKGCVRIGNTAITRLAKELPLGTPVQIDAG; encoded by the coding sequence ATGAACCGCCCACGGCTCAGCACTCTGATCATCCTGTTGGTGATGACGGTGCTGACCGGCTGCGGCAACAGCTCCTCCGTCCCGGCCGCCTCCCCCCAAGCGGCCGGGACGGAGGCTGCGGTCGTGGGCACGGTGGTCGGTCGGCAGCTTTCGGCGTACACCTCTCCCGATGCTGCCCGCCCATTCCTGCGACTGAGCGCCACCACCCCGTTCGGGTCCCCCAGGGTGGTGCTGATTCGGGCGGTTCGTGGCAGCTGGCTGCAGGTGCTGCTCCCGGTCCGCCCCAACGGATCGACCGGTTGGGTACGACGCGGCGACCTGACCCTGACCAAGATCCACTACCGGGTCCGGGTGTCGCTGGCCGCACGGCAGCTCGTGATCTACCGCGGTACCCAGGAGCTGTTCCGGACCACGGCGGCCGTCGGCGCGACCACGACACCCACCCCGAACGGCCTGTACTTCGTCACCGATGTAGTGCGCACCTCGACCCAGCAGGCCGCCTACGGCCCGTACGCTCTGGGTCTGTCGGGGCACTCCCCGGTGTTGGAACGCTTCGGGGACGGCGACGCGCAGATCGCCCTGCACGGCACCTCCCAGCCCGACAGGCTCGGCCAGGCCGTCAGCAAGGGCTGCGTCCGGATCGGCAACACCGCCATCACCCGGCTGGCCAAGGAGCTGCCGCTCGGCACGCCGGTCCAGATCGACGCTGGCTAA